A genomic segment from Nymphalis io chromosome 15, ilAglIoxx1.1, whole genome shotgun sequence encodes:
- the LOC126773569 gene encoding lysosomal-associated transmembrane protein 4A isoform X1 gives MLRFRPKLGTERSKEWRCCFCLHVRTGTILLGTWHLLLHLIALGFVAAIVRDPSLLDELERDTAPVADWSDIGAAMPTPLSNIETRPSPYPQHGPHPRDHSLIYHDVDVGAMVTVCTLAITLMLIYGASRGKPAHLLPFFCLQIFDFAITVLTATGYLCYLRSIHRLVAEARRVPWREQLLSLPAPALALVVLATFLFAVLLKGYCISVVWRCYKYLTMRTHALHSLTPFVISSSGALSPGAPAAPPAPAYSSLLPDYEEAVKQTPPPSYRAATLMAAADPVAAPPPSTEQNQPLSTNTVVMLPQQGTQARV, from the exons ATGTTAAGATTTCGTCCCAAGTTGGGAACAGAACGCAGTAAGGAGTGGCGTTGCTGCTTTTGTCTCCATGTCCGCACTGGAACCATATTACTCGGCACATGGCATttg CTGCTACACCTGATAGCCCTAGGTTTCGTAGCAGCTATTGTGCGTGACCCAAGTCTACTGGATGAGTTGGAACGTGATACAGCTCCGGTTGCCGACTGGAGCGACATAGGGGCCGCTATGCCTACTCCTCTGTCTAACATCGAGACTCGCCCAAGCCCCTACCCACAACATGGACCACACCCAAGAGATCACAGTCTTATATATC ATGATGTGGATGTGGGTGCGATGGTTACAGTGTGTACACTGGCCATCACACTTATGCTGATATATGGAGCTTCACGCGGCAAGCCTGCTCATCTGCTGCCATTCTTCTGCCTACAAATATTTGACTTTGCCATCACAGT CCTGACCGCGACCGGCTACTTGTGCTACTTGCGCTCCATCCACCGCCTGGTGGCGGAGGCGCGTCGCGTGCCGTGGCGCGAGCAGCTGCTGTCGCTGCCCGCTCCGGCACTCGCACTCGTCGTGCTCGCCACCTTCCTGTTCGCCGTGTTACTCAAG GGCTATTGCATCAGCGTGGTGTGGCGGTGCTACAAGTACCTGACGATGCGCACGCACGCGCTGCACAGCCTGACGCCGTTCGTGATCTCGAGCTCGGGCGCACTGTCGCCGGGCGCGCCGGCCGCGCCGCCCGCACCCGCTTACTCCAGCCTGCTGCCCGACTACGAGGAGGCCGTTAAGCAGACCCCGCCGCCTTCCTACCGCGCCGCCACTCTCATGGCGGCGGCCGACCCCGTCGCTGCT cCTCCCCCGTCCACAGAGCAGAATCAACCTCTGTCCACTAACACCGTGGTGATGCTTCCCCAGCAAGGCACACAAGCACGTGTCTGA
- the LOC126773569 gene encoding lysosomal-associated transmembrane protein 4A isoform X2, producing MLRFRPKLGTERSKEWRCCFCLHVRTGTILLGTWHLLLHLIALGFVAAIVRDPSLLDELERDTAPVADWSDIGAAMPTPLSNIETRPSPYPQHGPHPRDHSLIYLCTLAITLMLIYGASRGKPAHLLPFFCLQIFDFAITVLTATGYLCYLRSIHRLVAEARRVPWREQLLSLPAPALALVVLATFLFAVLLKGYCISVVWRCYKYLTMRTHALHSLTPFVISSSGALSPGAPAAPPAPAYSSLLPDYEEAVKQTPPPSYRAATLMAAADPVAAPPPSTEQNQPLSTNTVVMLPQQGTQARV from the exons ATGTTAAGATTTCGTCCCAAGTTGGGAACAGAACGCAGTAAGGAGTGGCGTTGCTGCTTTTGTCTCCATGTCCGCACTGGAACCATATTACTCGGCACATGGCATttg CTGCTACACCTGATAGCCCTAGGTTTCGTAGCAGCTATTGTGCGTGACCCAAGTCTACTGGATGAGTTGGAACGTGATACAGCTCCGGTTGCCGACTGGAGCGACATAGGGGCCGCTATGCCTACTCCTCTGTCTAACATCGAGACTCGCCCAAGCCCCTACCCACAACATGGACCACACCCAAGAGATCACAGTCTTATATATC TGTGTACACTGGCCATCACACTTATGCTGATATATGGAGCTTCACGCGGCAAGCCTGCTCATCTGCTGCCATTCTTCTGCCTACAAATATTTGACTTTGCCATCACAGT CCTGACCGCGACCGGCTACTTGTGCTACTTGCGCTCCATCCACCGCCTGGTGGCGGAGGCGCGTCGCGTGCCGTGGCGCGAGCAGCTGCTGTCGCTGCCCGCTCCGGCACTCGCACTCGTCGTGCTCGCCACCTTCCTGTTCGCCGTGTTACTCAAG GGCTATTGCATCAGCGTGGTGTGGCGGTGCTACAAGTACCTGACGATGCGCACGCACGCGCTGCACAGCCTGACGCCGTTCGTGATCTCGAGCTCGGGCGCACTGTCGCCGGGCGCGCCGGCCGCGCCGCCCGCACCCGCTTACTCCAGCCTGCTGCCCGACTACGAGGAGGCCGTTAAGCAGACCCCGCCGCCTTCCTACCGCGCCGCCACTCTCATGGCGGCGGCCGACCCCGTCGCTGCT cCTCCCCCGTCCACAGAGCAGAATCAACCTCTGTCCACTAACACCGTGGTGATGCTTCCCCAGCAAGGCACACAAGCACGTGTCTGA
- the LOC126773559 gene encoding protein RFT1 homolog isoform X1, with translation MGRNLLMSSLENASFNILLQILFRCITFIINAWVIRNVGHEIIGIMNVRLLLLESTILFLSREPFHRACLGQKDEFIWHQVMNQIWLSVPLSCLLSFVFVYIWLNILPLGHPELAFQYEFGCWSVALSCILELCSANIVLVTQLFCFVKLKVILDTLHIFVRTILFLSIIVYDRSLALIAFSVAQVGSIVVIVLAYYLFFYWYIKFKPLYAKGALKIKFLPNNILERLYSNMDDFNFTTLGDFFPKYMGSINSSFNKKLNTLTLSFAKQGVVKQVLTEGEKYVMSVSPVMTFTEQANYDVVNNLGSLAARFVFRPIEDSSYFYFTQMVSRDLPLCKQDQNKIQESCTVLSQVCKIVSSIGLVVLVFGLSYSRTLLTLYGGEAFVASGLPVQLLQSHCLAIVLMAINGITECYTFATMTSAQLNSYNYLMVFFSISFLILSYVLTYVLGPVGFIISNCINMFARIVHSVHFINNKTRDTDFRPLQGLYVGKYFLITLFIAGCICKFSENTFFYNSVLTHIAIGMICLICVLLAWGYENKNLIIKTYQKFMNSEEKMSTD, from the coding sequence ATGGGTCGAAATTTATTAATGAGCAGCCTTGAGAAtgcatcatttaatattttactacaaattttatttagatgtataacatttattataaatgcctGGGTTATCAGGAATGTGGGACACGAAATTATTGGAATTATGAATGTCAGGTTGCTATTGCTAGAGAGTACTATTCTATTCCTGAGTAGAGAGCCATTCCATCGTGCCTGCTTAGGTCAGAAAGATGAATTTATTTGGCATCAAGTTATGAATCAAATATGGCTGTCAGTACCGCTCAGTTGTTTGttgtcttttgtttttgtttatatatggcTTAACATATTGCCATTAGGTCACCCAGAGCTTGCTTTTCAATATGAGTTTGGTTGTTGGAGTGTAGCACTTTCATGTATCTTAGAACTTTGCTCAGCAAATATTGTTCTGGTTACACAACTTTTCTGTTTTGTAAAGCTCAAAGTTATTCTTGACACCTTACATATATTTGTacgaacaatattatttttatctattatagtATATGACAGGTCATTAGCTCTTATAGCTTTTTCAGTAGCCCAAGTTGGAAGTATTGTAGTTATTGTTTTAGCTTATTACTTGTTTTTCTATTGGTACATTAAATTTAAGCCATTATATGCTAAAGGagcacttaaaattaaatttcttccAAATAATATTCTGGAGAGACTTTACAGCAATATGGACGACTTCAACTTTACAACCCTTGGAGACTTTTTTCCCAAGTACATGGGTTCTATAAACtcatcttttaataaaaaattgaataccCTTACATTAAGTTTTGCCAAACAAGGAGTTGTGAAGCAAGTATTGACAGAAGGCGAGAAATATGTAATGTCGGTTAGTCCTGTGATGACTTTCACTGAACAAGCAAATTATGATGTTGTAAATAATCTAGGTAGTCTAGCTGCAAGATTTGTGTTTCGACCCATAGAAGATAgcagttatttttactttacccAAATGGTAAGCAGGGACTTGCCTTTATGTAAGCAGGATCAAAACAAAATCCAAGAATCTTGTACAGTTTTATCTCAAGTTTGTAAAATTGTGAGTTCCATTGGCTTGGTTGTTCTAGTGTTTGGTTTGAGTTATTCTCGTACTCTCCTGACTTTGTATGGTGGAGAAGCTTTTGTTGCAAGTGGATTACCAGTACAATTGCTTCAGAGTCATTGTTTAGCAATTGTGCTGATGGCTATTAATGGCATTACTGAATGTTACACTTTTGCAACTATGACTAGTGCTCAACTAAACAGTTACAATTACCTGATGGTTTTCTTTTCAATAAGCTTTTTGATACTTTCATATGTTTTGACATATGTTTTAGGACCAGTTGGATTTATTATTtcgaattgtataaatatgtttgcAAGAATTGTGCATAgtgtacattttataaataataaaaccaggGATACAGATTTTAGGCCACTTCAAGGGCTGTATGTtggtaaatactttttaattactttatttattgctGGTTGTATTTGTAAGTTCTCAGAAAatactttcttttataattcaGTTCTAACACACATTGCCATTGGCATGATATGTTTGATTTGTGTTCTGCTCGCTTGGGgatacgaaaataaaaatcttatcatCAAAACTTACCAAAAGTTCATGAATAGTGAAGAAAAAATGTCAACAGATTAG
- the LOC126773572 gene encoding CUE domain-containing protein 1 produces MASTMQLEFTQAMTDFKTMFPDMDDDVIEAVLRANQGAVDATIDQLLAMSTDNQNERLRLEMERVESSSPSRRKDLIKRISRGVENGEDNDTTALVNVDSETIPLSVKRKWIPRMLGPLPPMFLRIPPTTDARIDLSLDMDDDRIATFLQNEEFMAELRWNQEFIAALDSEQGNKTKCHDDEAAFKERLKNMGKSSRKKFAQLSRMFSRGGSRRSGSARAPSRGPPDSLLLQEEHSDDDDRPQVQNIKI; encoded by the exons ATGGCGTCCACTATGCAGCTCGAGTTCACACAGGCAATGACTGATTTTAAAACTATGTTTCCTGATATGGATGACGATGTTATTGAGGCAGTACTTCGAGCTAACCAGGGAGCGGTGGATGCTACCATTGACCAGCTTTTAGCAATGAGTACGGACAATCAAAACGAAAGACTTCGTTTGGAAATGGAGAGAGTTGAAAGTAGTTCTCCATCAAGACgcaaagatttaataaaaaggatatctCGTGGAGTAGAAAATGGTGAGGACAATGACACTACGGCACTTGT AAACGTTGATAGCGAAACTATTCCACTCTCTGTGAAAAGAAAATGGATTCCTCGAATGCTTGGCCCTTTGCCTCCCATGTTTCTTCGTATTCCACCTACAACTGACGCTAGAATTGACCTTAGTTTAGACATGGATGACGATCGCATCGCAACATTTTTGCAAAATGAAGAGTTTATGGCTGAATTGCGTTGGAATCAAGAATTTATTGCGGCGTTGGACAGCGAGCAaggaaataaaactaaatgtcaCGATGACGAAGCGGCATTTAAAGAAAGACTAAAAAATATGGgaaaat CGTCACGCAAGAAATTCGCGCAATTGTCTAGGATGTTTTCACGTGGTGGATCACGACGTAGCGGTAGTGCACGCGCGCCCTCGCGCGGACCACCTGACAGCTTACTATTGCAAGAAGAGCACAGTGACGATGACGACCGACCGCAGGTGcagaatatcaaaatataa
- the LOC126773559 gene encoding ragulator complex protein LAMTOR4 homolog isoform X2: protein MEKIPDQLGYLILTEDGAVLESGGELENDERVATIITDLISLSNSIDPVAFGPEEKFKKISITYDDHWFVICISNKKIYVVKRSIQSSPSESIAVNV from the exons ATGGAAAAAATTCCAGACCAACTTGGATATCTAATATTAACCGAAGATGGTGCGGTCCTAGAGTCTGGTGGTGAACTCGAAAACGACGAACGTGTTGCAACTATTATAACTGATCTTATCAGTCTATCTAATAG CATTGATCCTGTCGCATTTGGTCCTGAAgagaagtttaaaaaaatatctataacatATGATGACCATTGGTTTGTTATATgcatatcaaacaaaaaaatatatgttgttaAGAGAAGCATACAATCATCCCCTTCAGAGAGCATTGCTGTAAATGTGTAA